The following coding sequences are from one Salvia hispanica cultivar TCC Black 2014 chromosome 3, UniMelb_Shisp_WGS_1.0, whole genome shotgun sequence window:
- the LOC125210517 gene encoding transmembrane 9 superfamily member 3-like, with the protein MIVLKREIDSSLTCFEPTRAFPAVWSDGSDHKYKVGDPVPLYANKVGPFHNPSETYRYFDLPFCSTGELKDKSEALGEVLNGDRLVSAPYKLDFLVDRESEVICKKKLSKKDVAEFRRAVAKDYYFQMYYDDLPIWGFLGKVDKEGKGDPSEYKYYLFKHLHFEIFYNKDRVIEINARTDPSALVDLTEDKEVDVEFMYSAKWKETHVPFEKRMEKYSKSSSLPRHLEIHWFSIINSCVTVLLLTGFLATILMRVLKNDFVKYAHDEEAADDQEETGWKYIHGDVFRFPKYKSLFAACLGSGTQLFTLATFIFLLALVGVFYPYNRGALFTALVVIYALTSGIAGYTAASFYCQLEGTNWVRNLLLTGALFCGPLFLTFCFLNTVAIAYHATAALPFGTIVVIFLIWALVTSPLLVLGGIAGKNSKAEFQAPVRTTKYPREIPPLPWYRATLPQMAMAGFLPFSAIYIELYYIFASVWGHRIYTIYSILFIVFIILLIVTAFITVALTYFQLAAEDHEWWWRSFLCGGSTGLFIYGYCLYYYYARSDMSGFMQTSFFFGYMACICYAFFLMLGAVGFRASLFFVRHIYRSIKCE; encoded by the exons ATGATCGTGCTTAAAAGAGAAATTGACAGTTCGTTAACTTGTTTTGAGCCCACGCGCGCGTTCCCCGCCGTTTGGTCGGATGGCTCCGATCACAAGTACAAAGTCGGAGATCCGGTGCCGCTGTATGCCAACAAAGTGGGGCCATTTCATAATCCGAG TGAAACATACCGCTACTTTGATCTCCCGTTCTGCTCTACAG GTGAATTGAAAGATAAAAGTGAAGCTCTCGGTGAAGTTTTAAATGGAGATCGTTTGGTCAGTGCTCCGTACAAGCTTGACTTTTTGGTCGACAGAGAGTCTGAAGTCATTTGTAAGAAGAAACTTTCAAAGAAAGATGTTGCTGAGTTTCGAAGAGCCGTGGCAAAGGactattattttcaaatgtacTATGATGACTTGCCCATTTGGGGTTTCCTGGGAAAGGTTGACAAGGAAGGAAAAGGCGATCCTAGCGAGTACAAATATTACCTGTTTAAGCATCTCCactttgaaatattttataacaaGGATCGCGTGATTGAGATCAACGCACGCACCGACCCTAGTGCACTTGTGGATCTTACTGAAGACAAAGAAGTGGATGTTGAATTCATGTACTCAGCCAAATGGAAGGAAACTCACGTGCCTTTTGAGAAGAGGATGGAAAAGTACTCTAAATCTTCTTCACTTCCTCGCCACTTAGAGATCCACTGGTTTTCAATTATCAATTCTTGTGTGACTGTTCTCCTTCTAACTGGATTCCTTGCTACTATCTTGATGCGAGTGCTCAAGAATGATTTTGTTAA ATATGCCCATGATGAGGAGGCAGCAGACGACCAAGAAGAAACTGGTTGGAAATACATCCATGGTGATGTTTTTAGGTTCCCAAAATACAAGTCATTGTTTGCTGCTTGTCTTGGAAGTGGCACACAGCTATTTACCCT GGCCACCTTTATATTCTTACTTGCTCTTGTTGGTGTATTTTATCCCTACAACCGAGGAGCTCTTTTCACTGCACTTGTGGTCATATATGCCCTTACATCTGGTATTGCAGGCTATACAGCAGCTTCCTTTTATTGCCAGCTAGAAGGAACAAATTGG GTAAGGAATTTGTTATTGACTGGAGCTCTTTTCTGCGGGCCGTTGTTTCTCACATTTTGCTTCCTCAACACGGTGGCCATTGCTTACCATGCTACTGCAGCTCTTCCTTTTGGCACCATCGTGGTGATATTTCTGATATGGGCTCTTGTGACATCACCTTTATTAGTTTTGGGAGGGATTGCAGGAAAGAATAGCAAGGCAGAGTTCCAAGCTCCAGTCCGTACAACAAAATATCCTAGAGAAATTCCACCTTTGCCTTGGTACCGTGCAACATTGCCACAAATGGCTATGGCTGGATTTTTGCCTTTCAGTGCCATCTATATTGAACTTTACTACATATTCGCTAGTGTCTGGGGCCACAGGATCTACACCATTTACAGTATTCTGTTCATAGTCTTCATTATCCTCCTGATTGTCACTGCATTTATCACAGTTGCCTTGACATATTTCCAACTTGCGGCTGAAGATCATGAATGGTGGTGGAG GTCCTTCCTATGTGGTGGATCTACCGGCTTGTTTATTTATGGCTACTGCCTGTATTACTATTATGCACGGTCGGATATGTCGGGCTTCATGCAGACCTCATTTTTCTTCGGGTACATGGCCTGCATATGCTATGCTTTCTTCCTAATGCTTGGAGCAGTCGGTTTCCGTGCTTCTTTGTTCTTTGTGCGCCACATATATCGCTCAATTAAGTGTGAATGA
- the LOC125210518 gene encoding 2-hydroxyisoflavanone dehydratase-like, with the protein MESDPTQITHDFPPFFRVHSTGHIERYITHDFKPPLRPPLPPPNPPIPPQTPLIFYTHGGGFSIESAFSSTYHRLLNSLASLSRSLIVSVDYRLAPEHPIPACYEDSFAALKWLHDSSPSDPWIADHADLRRVYLAGDSAGANIAHNTLVRARSEGGFGIGFAGLILVHPFFGIGKADRLWDYICPGSGGVDDPRLHPMAHPGLMAGLGCGRVLICVAEKDFLRSRGLGYYRSLKESGWNGVVEMFETSGEPHVFHLLDPTCANAAALLTRIVEFVNSGVRVLSSV; encoded by the exons ATGGAGTCCGACCCGACCCAAATAACCCACGACTTCCCCCCTTTCTTCCGCGTCCACTCCACCGGCCACATCGAGCGATACATCACCCACGACTTC AAACCCCCTCTCCGTCCGCCTCTACCTCCCCCAAATCCCCCAATCCCACCCCAAACCCCCCTCATCTTCTACACCCACGGCGGCGGCTTCTCCATCGAATCCGCCTTCTCCTCCACCTACCACCGCCTCCTCAACTCCCTCGCCTCCCTCTCCCGCTCCCTCATCGTCTCCGTCGACTACCGCCTCGCCCCTGAGCACCCCATCCCCGCCTGCTACGAGGACTCCTTCGCCGCCCTCAAATGGCTCCACGATTCCTCCCCATCCGATCCCTGGATCGCCGATCACGCCGATCTCCGCCGCGTCTACCTCGCTGGCGACAGCGCCGGCGCCAACATCGCGCACAACACGCTAGTCCGGGCCAGGAGTGAGGGCGGGTTCGGGATTGGATTTGCGGGCTTGATTTTGGTGCATCCCTTTTTCGGGATTGGGAAGGCGGATAGGTTGTGGGATTACATCTGCCCCGGGTCGGGCGGGGTGGATGACCCGAGGCTGCACCCGATGGCCCACCCGGGTCTGATGGCGGGTCTGGGGTGCGGGAGGGTGCTGATTTGTGTGGCGGAAAAGGATTTTTTGAGGAGCAGGGGATTGGGATACTACCGGAGCTTGAAGGAGAGTGGCTGGAACGGCGTCGTTGAGATGTTTGAGACGTCTGGGGAGCCGCACGTGTTTCATTTGCTGGATCCCACGTGCGCCAACGCGGCCGCGTTGCTGACGAGGATTGTTGAGTTTGTTAATTCTGGAGTTCGGGTTCTGTCGAGTGTTTAG
- the LOC125215453 gene encoding probable carboxylesterase 7: MSYRHKIHIPIVTLLPHHSSMADEILHDFFPMLRVYKSGRLERLMGVDVVPPSLDPATGVKSKDVEISPEINLSARIYLPPNADPTKKLPLLVYYHGGGFVIESAFNAQYHKHVNHLSALANVVAVSVNYRLAPEFPLPIAFEDSRRALKWTAEGKDEWINEFADLNRVYLGGDSAGANIAHNVAMRVGSEKPDGFNLEGIFLNCPFFGGVDPIGSETTEPFRSGVEFSEKLWRFACPSFTNSDAGWVNPGKDPKISGLGCGKVLVYVAEKDFLKDRGWYYKEVLKNCGWKGEIECVEVAGERHVFSVIVSDNEAGIDMIKKVASFINK; encoded by the coding sequence ATGAGTTATCGCCATAAAATACATATACCTATCGTTACTCTTCTCCCTCATCACTCATCCATGGCCGACGAAATCCTCCACGATTTCTTCCCAATGCTAAGAGTCTACAAAAGTGGCAGACTCGAGAGGCTTATGGGCGTAGATGTCGTCCCTCCATCTCTAGATCCAGCCACGGGCGTCAAATCCAAAGACGTCGAAATCTCGCCGGAGATCAACCTCTCCGCCCGGATTTACCTCCCTCCCAACGCCGATCCTACCAAAAAGCTCCCGCTCCTCGTCTACTACCACGGCGGCGGCTTCGTCATCGAATCCGCCTTCAACGCTCAGTACCACAAGCACGTCAACCACTTATCCGCGCTCGCCAACGTCGTCGCCGTCTCAGTAAATTACCGATTAGCCCCCGAATTCCCGCTCCCGATCGCGTTTGAGGATTCACGGCGTGCTCTCAAATGGACCGCCGAGGGCAAGGACGAGTGGATCAACGAATTCGCCGATCTGAACCGTGTCTATTTAGGCGGAGACAGCGCCGGCGCCAATATTGCCCACAACGTCGCGATGCGGGTCGGCTCGGAGAAGCCGGACGGGTTCAATTTGGAGGGGATTTTCCTCAATTGCCCCTTCTTCGGAGGCGTGGATCCGATTGGGAGCGAAACGACTGAGCCGTTCCGGAGTGGGGTGGAGTTTAGTGAGAAACTGTGGCGATTTGCTTGCCCGAGCTTTACAAATAGCGATGCGGGATGGGTGAATCCGGGTAAGGATCCGAAGATATCGGGTTTGGGTTGCGGGAAAGTGCTGGTTTATGTTGCAGAGAAGGATTTTCTCAAGGACAGAGGGTGGTATTACAAGGAGGTGCTGAAAAATTGTGGATGGAAGGGTGAAATCGAGTGCGTTGAGGTTGCAGGGGAAAGACATGTTTTCAGTGTGATTGTTTCGGATAATGAGGCTGGGATTGATATGATTAAaaaagtggcttcttttatcaATAAGTAA
- the LOC125215683 gene encoding probable carboxylesterase 2 produces the protein MSYRNKPIVSLLPHHSSMADEILHDFFPVLRVYKNGRIERLIGEDDVPPSLDPATGVQSKDVQIAPEINLSARIYLPPNADPSKKLPLLVYYHGGGFVIGSTFSPLYHKHLNHLVAQANVVAVSVNYRLAPEFPLPTAFEDSWCALKWNAEGKEEWINDFADLNRVYLGGDSAGANIAHNMAMQVGLENPEGFNLQGIFLNCPFFGGVDPIGSEGAEEFKSWRESFEKLWGFVCPGMRDRDERWVNPGNDPKLSGLGCRKVIVYVAEKDFLKDRGWYYTEVLSNCGWKREIECIEVAGEDHCFSVINSDSEVAIDMIKKVASFINQ, from the coding sequence ATGAGTTATCGCAATAAGCCTATCGTTTCTCTTCTCCCTCACCACTCATCAATGGCCGATGAAATCCTCCACGATTTCTTCCCAGTGCTAAGAGTCTACAAAAATGGGCGAATCGAGAGGCTTATTGGCGAAGATGACGTCCCCCCATCTCTAGATCCAGCCACGGGAGTCCAATCCAAAGACGTCCAAATCGCGCCGGAGATCAATCTCTCCGCCCGAATCTACCTCCCGCCCAACGCCGACCCCTCCAAAAAGCTCCCGCTTCTCGTCTACTACCACGGCGGCGGCTTCGTCATCGGATCCACCTTCTCCCCGCTCTATCACAAGCACCTCAATCACTTAGTCGCACAAGCCAACGTCGTCGCCGTCTCAGTAAATTACCGATTAGCCCCCGAATTCCCGCTCCCGACTGCGTTCGAGGATTCATGGTGCGCTCTCAAATGGAACGCCGAGGGAAAGGAGGAGTGGATTAACGACTTCGCCGATCTGAACCGTGTCTATTTAGGCGGAGACAGCGCTGGCGCGAATATAGCCCACAACATGGCAATGCAGGTCGGGTTGGAGAATCCAGAGGGTTTCAATTTGCAAGGGATTTTCCTCAATTGCCCCTTCTTCGGGGGCGTGGATCCTATTGGGAGCGAAGGGGCAGAGGAATTCAAGAGTTGGAGGGAGTCTTTTGAGAAATTGTGGGGATTTGTTTGCCCAGGCATGAGAGACCGCGACGAAAGATGGGTGAATCCGGGTAATGATCCCAAGTTATCGGGTTTGGGGTGCCGGAAAGTGATAGTTTATGTAGCGGAGAAGGATTTTCTAAAGGATAGAGGGTGGTATTACACGGAGGTGCTGAGCAACTGTGGATGGAAGAGAGAAATCGAGTGCATTGAGGTTGCAGGGGAAGACCATTGTTTCAGTGTGATTAATTCGGATAGTGAGGTTGCGATTGACATGATTAAaaaagtggcttcttttattaATCAGTAA